The following proteins are co-located in the Candidatus Omnitrophota bacterium genome:
- a CDS encoding DNA internalization-related competence protein ComEC/Rec2 — MNRQPHDSQPNGFHAEPPRPMFGLALAFIAGIVYARAFPSPLAVTLPIVFLLALWWAAASRRDSLRRNQRFHRMMALALAASLGAVRMESMLLSQRHMDARAADLARQGEQTVSGKVEEIRNYESGSASIILSGVRLEKWNRERPFPANIELLCRADDVQTAAPGDRIQAQGAIYPVRGPGVPTPFNFQEYRYSQNIFAAAYAQKDSVQIQPSPRRWSRPRGLAYAAANAVQQRLSLPEKDRGDIAALVAAIAFGVRSNLSSRLNDNLQKSGLAHITSISGLHATFILFGFASLLKRMGLTRRRSAFLTAVLGVFYLSMVGVCVPALRAVLMAFVLLGSYFTERRAHPLNMLGLAALAILFLYPGELFLPSFQLSFAAVLMLFLYQPLDAWLCSRLPWLFRGFVRSLSTSTIVVAGLAPFTIYYFHRLPWSAVLGNLAAIPLTAFFMPAAYLWTLSLFLPFSILTRALEYPLLAIGSLLAAVIHFFGGREAFSIVIPNPGLFPLALFFFVMILLARPALEWFRMRKLRFRSFHLALFLAALALWSGPLLQWAQPLRVDFLGLGQGDCALIRTPSGKVMLVDGGPPASAKRQPLLVEYLLAQGVQRIDAMALTHPQADHIGALAAAAQAFPVGLVLESLPDPANETYRHFSSVLDRRKIPRRQARAGDIIQLDGQTKLWTLNPDDETLNNLGDVNDASLVFLLQYGDWEVLLTGDIGQKIEKRLCDKFDDWDVDVLKVPHHGSRYASSAEFLAETQPEFAVIQVGRNAYGHPSEEARNRLYAIGAHVLRTDYDGTIQLAAWRQSLKLYASRANRAYVHRNNQKNSD, encoded by the coding sequence ATGAACAGGCAACCGCATGATTCTCAGCCGAACGGTTTTCACGCCGAACCTCCGCGACCTATGTTCGGTTTGGCCTTGGCATTCATAGCGGGAATCGTCTACGCCCGCGCCTTTCCATCCCCCCTCGCTGTTACGCTTCCTATCGTATTTCTACTCGCTTTATGGTGGGCGGCGGCGAGCCGCCGCGATTCCCTGCGCCGCAACCAGCGTTTTCATCGCATGATGGCTTTGGCTTTAGCCGCCTCGCTCGGCGCCGTCCGCATGGAATCCATGCTGCTGTCGCAGCGTCACATGGACGCCCGCGCCGCCGATCTCGCGCGGCAGGGCGAGCAAACTGTCTCCGGCAAAGTGGAAGAAATCCGAAATTACGAAAGCGGATCGGCGTCTATAATTCTCAGCGGCGTCCGTTTGGAAAAATGGAACCGCGAGCGCCCCTTCCCCGCCAACATCGAACTTCTCTGCCGCGCTGATGACGTACAAACCGCCGCTCCCGGCGATAGGATTCAAGCGCAAGGCGCCATTTATCCCGTCCGCGGCCCCGGCGTTCCCACCCCCTTTAATTTCCAGGAATACCGCTATTCCCAAAACATCTTCGCCGCCGCCTACGCCCAAAAAGATTCCGTCCAGATTCAACCTTCGCCGCGCCGTTGGAGCCGTCCGCGCGGCTTGGCTTATGCGGCGGCGAACGCCGTCCAGCAACGGCTCTCGCTTCCGGAGAAAGACAGGGGCGATATCGCGGCGCTAGTTGCAGCTATTGCCTTCGGCGTACGTTCCAACCTTTCCTCCCGCCTCAACGACAATCTGCAAAAATCGGGTCTCGCGCATATCACCTCCATCAGCGGCTTGCACGCAACCTTCATTCTTTTTGGATTCGCGAGTCTTTTAAAGCGTATGGGATTAACCCGCCGCCGATCGGCTTTCCTCACCGCCGTTTTGGGAGTTTTCTATTTATCGATGGTAGGCGTCTGCGTCCCCGCCTTGCGCGCGGTTTTAATGGCTTTCGTTCTGCTTGGAAGCTATTTCACCGAACGCCGCGCCCATCCACTCAATATGCTAGGCCTGGCCGCCCTGGCCATCCTCTTTCTCTATCCCGGCGAGTTGTTTCTCCCTTCGTTCCAACTCTCCTTCGCCGCCGTACTGATGCTGTTCCTTTATCAACCGCTGGATGCCTGGCTGTGTTCGCGCCTCCCTTGGCTTTTTCGCGGATTCGTCCGCAGCCTTTCCACTTCAACCATCGTCGTTGCCGGTCTGGCGCCGTTCACAATTTATTACTTCCACCGCCTTCCTTGGAGCGCCGTTCTCGGAAACTTAGCCGCCATTCCCCTGACGGCGTTCTTCATGCCCGCCGCTTATCTTTGGACGCTCTCGCTCTTTCTTCCCTTCTCTATCCTGACGCGCGCTCTGGAATATCCATTGCTCGCCATCGGCAGCTTGCTCGCCGCCGTCATCCACTTCTTCGGCGGACGCGAAGCCTTTTCCATCGTTATTCCCAATCCCGGCCTCTTTCCGCTCGCCTTATTCTTTTTCGTCATGATCCTGCTCGCCCGCCCGGCATTGGAATGGTTCCGAATGCGCAAGTTGCGCTTCCGCTCCTTTCACCTTGCCCTGTTTCTCGCCGCCCTGGCGCTATGGTCCGGCCCATTACTCCAATGGGCGCAGCCGCTGCGCGTCGATTTTCTCGGACTCGGCCAGGGCGATTGCGCCCTTATACGAACTCCCAGCGGCAAAGTCATGCTCGTCGACGGCGGCCCACCCGCTTCCGCAAAGCGCCAGCCGCTCCTTGTGGAATACCTCCTGGCGCAAGGCGTCCAGCGAATCGATGCGATGGCCCTCACTCACCCCCAGGCCGACCACATCGGCGCTCTGGCGGCGGCGGCGCAAGCTTTTCCCGTCGGCCTGGTTCTGGAAAGCCTCCCCGATCCCGCCAACGAAACCTACCGCCATTTCTCAAGCGTTCTCGACCGGCGTAAAATCCCGCGCCGCCAAGCGAGGGCGGGCGACATAATCCAATTGGACGGCCAAACCAAATTATGGACGCTGAATCCGGACGACGAGACGCTGAACAATCTGGGCGACGTAAACGACGCCTCCCTGGTATTCCTTTTGCAATACGGCGATTGGGAAGTGTTATTGACGGGAGATATCGGCCAAAAAATCGAAAAGAGATTATGCGATAAATTCGATGATTGGGATGTGGATGTTTTGAAAGTTCCCCACCACGGCAGCCGCTACGCTTCCAGCGCCGAGTTCCTCGCCGAAACCCAGCCGGAATTCGCCGTCATTCAGGTGGGCCGCAACGCCTACGGCCACCCCAGCGAAGAAGCGCGCAATCGCCTCTACGCCATCGGCGCTCACGTACTTCGCACCGACTACGATGGAACCATCCAACTCGCCGCCTGGCGCCAGAGTTTGAAACTCTACGCCTCAAGAGCGAATCGGGCGTATGTACATCGCAACAATCAAAAAAACAGCGATTAG
- a CDS encoding M56 family metallopeptidase, which translates to MNEWAESILSFLLRSSAQLLALGLLTFLTIALGKVRGRSALLILGLVSLTPGFTLLGDWTPSGMKFSVPWLTTSSPPRNAAPFMASEFNFIPAAAIPNYFPSPPTGRSLPPRQVIHPAERTPTPPWITTIHWKSLLASLWMLGAALLTIRLGIGLGMRRRMFEPIVPVTNPRILEIFGQCLEIAGVKQSPSLACSNRCSSPVLSGFFHPLIILPLHLMQPQNEERLRFALLHELAHLRRKDIWWLLMETIVSVFYFFHPMIYWLRRRSAQEREYLCDRCVIRSTGQSASYAAFLLDEVWESRTRREYSFATAIIPKQTWIARRVRDILTERKTTMYSKIRNVLAAAILFALMLSTIFLTTDSKAQIEKATVKSEAGRGVKYDPGDNPNRIFPDIRRRSAPIQISGIVLEAETSKPLSNVNINHVESQRGDTVKFLNDRTGLDGCFQLGFFLEGTYKLVAVKAGYAPAFLTVDIKKTDNAPLEFRLAKAEASVKVRFQYQGKPYQNIGVYFSVIQNGAYYQIPYTDTFTESPTETPNDPPNILRSFILTGIQPGEMLIDSYVSDGTDSLHCHLQPAVVEKGGQTEITLELYKICRYTVTLRPQDNGRIGMFVMSAPGIPQIDAASLCSYRQGNRFSMTLPKGSCLVRLKAPGYKLVEFDPDQIAIKNPNSLVHPSVIDLDLIPDPGNKSLSIEGFSVGKQIQPYPILFDFGSDWEFGSLLSRQGDSGVYFVKSSYQTLQEVKIIYKGEPLKELKTLNKKDWNFDPQTHLLTVTAPVNDKWESIAVTGEKSVPWSWKGKRSIRPGSVKVAIGEKMGVKDEDFSIDENEGIIRFLKKEDCQPDQYYYIQFCYTPDPADEKNQYEMESFGYYPDEIQLRKTMGMPPLTLAFLNMYAQPTQDPRIYEIPIPYTIEEKTLSVFIKSLASSQEAPISLIKDVDYKYYPHTAEICLLKDLSFDPEEQYINISAVPDYHLFRLRRLDPADKVTITVEDKPLSEGKDYTIDYKNKRIELTDLDLIIPGKTQFLPGTKFEIAVGNHTRINYNGIFYTIDDSIPAGSWQSETPIRPGSVKVVFGDRLGVRGEDYEVDEQAGHIWFLKQELCRPEQSYYIEYYRLTDTVLSSDRYHGDVFMHNINNDSVIKLLGHPPYYPKGIGGTLGTPKYPNVYNFPNILKDTISVGIQHGNIYSSKNIDWLMQGEDYEYDTKTNTIHLLKDFNIDLKNTYLIFQGILDSHYLDFPDLKQDEKVYIKVDNKVLQEGIDYTIDHENKRIIFAEPNLIPSSKEYLIHTSGHQILNTSSGIGIYGVYIMGNSPNIIENH; encoded by the coding sequence ATGAATGAATGGGCCGAATCCATCCTTTCCTTCCTCTTACGATCTTCGGCGCAGCTGCTGGCGTTGGGTCTGCTGACGTTTCTAACGATCGCCTTGGGCAAAGTGCGGGGACGCTCGGCGTTGTTGATTCTCGGCCTGGTTTCGCTCACGCCCGGCTTCACCTTGCTCGGCGATTGGACGCCATCCGGGATGAAGTTTTCAGTCCCCTGGTTAACAACATCATCCCCGCCAAGGAACGCGGCGCCCTTCATGGCCAGCGAATTCAATTTCATTCCCGCCGCTGCTATTCCCAATTATTTCCCATCCCCGCCCACCGGCCGCTCTCTGCCGCCGCGTCAGGTAATCCATCCCGCAGAAAGGACGCCCACGCCGCCGTGGATAACTACCATACATTGGAAATCCCTCCTAGCGTCGTTATGGATGCTCGGCGCCGCCTTGTTGACCATCCGTTTAGGGATTGGATTAGGGATGCGCCGCCGGATGTTCGAGCCGATCGTTCCAGTTACGAATCCTAGAATTCTTGAGATTTTCGGCCAATGTCTGGAGATTGCGGGCGTCAAGCAATCTCCCTCGCTGGCCTGTTCCAACCGATGCAGCTCGCCGGTATTGTCGGGTTTCTTTCATCCCCTCATCATTCTTCCTCTCCATCTGATGCAGCCGCAAAACGAAGAGAGGCTGCGCTTCGCCCTCTTACACGAGTTGGCCCATCTGCGGCGCAAAGACATATGGTGGCTGCTGATGGAGACCATCGTCAGCGTATTTTATTTCTTTCACCCCATGATTTATTGGCTGCGTCGGCGCAGCGCGCAGGAGAGGGAATACCTCTGCGACCGCTGCGTGATCCGTTCCACAGGCCAAAGCGCCTCCTACGCCGCCTTTCTGCTCGATGAAGTATGGGAGTCCAGGACGAGACGGGAATATTCCTTCGCGACAGCGATTATTCCCAAACAAACATGGATAGCGCGCCGCGTGCGCGACATCCTGACCGAAAGGAAAACGACCATGTATTCCAAAATACGAAACGTCCTGGCCGCAGCAATTCTCTTCGCCCTGATGCTCTCCACGATCTTTTTAACGACGGATTCCAAGGCGCAGATAGAAAAGGCAACCGTAAAAAGCGAAGCGGGCAGAGGCGTTAAATACGATCCAGGCGATAACCCCAATCGAATTTTTCCCGATATCCGCAGAAGGTCTGCTCCCATTCAAATATCCGGCATAGTTTTGGAGGCGGAAACGAGCAAACCGCTGAGCAATGTGAATATTAACCATGTAGAATCCCAGCGGGGCGACACAGTGAAATTCTTAAATGATAGAACCGGTTTGGACGGCTGTTTTCAACTGGGATTCTTTTTGGAAGGTACATATAAGTTAGTCGCCGTGAAGGCGGGCTATGCCCCGGCGTTTCTGACTGTGGATATCAAGAAAACGGACAATGCCCCGCTGGAGTTCCGTCTCGCCAAGGCGGAAGCCAGCGTCAAAGTACGCTTTCAGTATCAAGGCAAACCTTACCAAAACATAGGGGTTTATTTCAGTGTTATTCAAAACGGCGCCTATTATCAGATTCCTTATACCGATACGTTTACCGAATCGCCAACGGAAACGCCCAACGATCCCCCGAATATTCTACGATCTTTTATTCTGACGGGAATCCAACCGGGAGAGATGCTTATAGATTCCTACGTTTCTGACGGAACAGATTCACTACACTGCCATCTCCAACCGGCAGTAGTAGAAAAAGGCGGCCAAACCGAGATAACTTTGGAACTTTATAAAATATGTAGGTACACCGTCACACTACGGCCTCAAGACAACGGCAGGATTGGAATGTTCGTAATGAGCGCGCCTGGTATTCCTCAAATCGACGCCGCCTCTCTGTGCTCTTACCGCCAGGGAAATCGCTTCTCCATGACTTTACCCAAAGGAAGCTGCTTGGTGCGCTTAAAAGCGCCGGGATATAAACTAGTGGAATTCGATCCAGATCAAATTGCTATCAAAAATCCCAACAGCCTAGTTCACCCTAGCGTAATCGATTTGGACCTCATCCCCGATCCTGGCAATAAGTCTCTATCCATTGAAGGTTTTTCGGTGGGAAAACAAATCCAGCCATATCCGATTCTATTCGATTTCGGCTCCGATTGGGAATTTGGAAGTTTGCTATCCCGCCAAGGCGATTCCGGAGTCTATTTCGTCAAGTCATCCTATCAAACGCTTCAAGAAGTCAAAATCATCTACAAAGGCGAACCCCTGAAGGAACTCAAAACTCTTAATAAAAAGGATTGGAATTTCGATCCGCAAACGCATCTTCTTACCGTTACGGCTCCCGTCAACGACAAATGGGAATCAATTGCCGTCACGGGAGAAAAAAGCGTTCCCTGGTCATGGAAAGGGAAACGGTCGATTCGCCCCGGTTCGGTTAAAGTCGCCATCGGCGAAAAAATGGGAGTGAAGGACGAGGATTTTTCCATTGATGAAAATGAAGGCATCATTCGCTTCTTGAAAAAAGAGGATTGCCAACCCGATCAATATTATTACATCCAGTTCTGTTATACCCCCGATCCCGCCGACGAGAAAAATCAATACGAAATGGAATCCTTCGGCTATTATCCGGACGAAATACAATTGCGAAAGACGATGGGAATGCCTCCCCTTACATTGGCTTTCCTGAACATGTACGCCCAACCAACCCAAGATCCAAGAATCTACGAAATTCCGATTCCCTACACTATTGAAGAAAAGACGTTGAGTGTTTTCATTAAATCGCTTGCATCCAGCCAAGAGGCGCCGATTTCATTGATTAAAGACGTAGATTACAAATACTACCCGCACACTGCCGAGATTTGTTTGCTCAAAGACCTGTCTTTCGATCCAGAAGAGCAATATATCAATATTTCCGCCGTCCCCGATTACCATCTATTCCGGCTGCGGCGCCTCGATCCCGCCGATAAAGTGACAATCACAGTGGAAGACAAACCGCTAAGCGAAGGGAAGGATTATACGATCGATTATAAGAACAAAAGAATCGAACTGACCGATCTCGATTTGATTATTCCCGGAAAGACGCAATTTCTTCCCGGAACGAAATTTGAGATCGCTGTGGGCAACCATACAAGGATTAATTATAACGGAATTTTCTATACTATTGATGACTCTATTCCCGCCGGTTCCTGGCAGTCGGAAACTCCAATTCGTCCCGGCTCGGTCAAAGTCGTATTCGGAGACAGGCTGGGCGTCAGAGGCGAGGATTACGAAGTAGACGAGCAAGCGGGCCATATCTGGTTCCTCAAACAGGAACTCTGCCGCCCCGAACAATCTTATTACATCGAATACTATAGGTTGACCGATACCGTCCTCAGCAGTGATCGATACCACGGGGATGTATTCATGCACAATATCAATAACGATTCAGTGATAAAATTATTGGGACATCCCCCATATTATCCAAAAGGCATTGGGGGGACGCTTGGAACCCCCAAATATCCTAATGTTTATAATTTCCCAAATATATTGAAAGATACAATCAGCGTCGGCATCCAACACGGAAATATTTACTCTTCAAAAAATATCGATTGGTTAATGCAAGGAGAAGATTACGAATACGATACAAAAACCAATACCATTCATTTATTGAAAGATTTCAATATCGATCTTAAAAATACATACTTAATTTTTCAGGGAATACTTGATTCCCATTACCTCGATTTTCCCGATCTCAAGCAGGACGAAAAAGTCTACATTAAGGTTGATAATAAGGTTCTGCAAGAAGGGATCGATTATACGATCGATCATGAAAACAAAAGAATCATATTCGCCGAACCAAACCTGATTCCGTCAAGCAAGGAATACTTAATCCACACGTCAGGTCATCAAATCTTGAATACATCAAGCGGGATAGGGATATACGGAGTCTACATAATGGGGAATAGTCCAAACATTATTGAAAATCATTAA
- a CDS encoding BlaI/MecI/CopY family transcriptional regulator — MGSNVQKTVLAKLETLVMKEVWKRGRATVHEVRDALDEKRNLAYTTILTTLRNLEKKGFLEHELEGRSHVYTPKIDEKTVEASSISNLLYSLFDGSKVKLVQALFEAEPLTKEEYEDLKQAILDRKKRESRHE, encoded by the coding sequence ATGGGATCGAATGTCCAAAAAACCGTTTTGGCCAAGTTGGAAACGCTGGTTATGAAAGAGGTCTGGAAGCGGGGACGCGCTACCGTGCATGAGGTACGCGACGCTTTGGACGAAAAGCGGAACCTGGCTTATACCACCATCCTAACCACCCTGCGCAATCTGGAGAAGAAAGGATTCCTTGAACACGAACTGGAAGGCCGCAGCCATGTCTATACCCCCAAAATCGACGAAAAAACAGTGGAAGCCAGTTCGATTTCCAACCTGCTGTACAGCCTCTTCGACGGTTCGAAGGTCAAACTGGTGCAAGCCTTGTTCGAGGCGGAGCCTCTGACGAAGGAGGAATACGAAGACTTGAAACAAGCGATCCTTGATCGCAAGAAACGGGAGAGCCGCCATGAATGA
- a CDS encoding radical SAM protein gives MRLPAFLRRSRPSLDEEWSGYPESRLKDIILFLTDRCNMRCDHCMFWKRIDAPGNEMALEELQRIALSAPPLRTAAMTGGEPFLRNDLAKIVEIFFRDNHTHHIQINTNGLLLERMEELAQRDLAARYERHLTFQISLDGLEETHERLRRAPGSFKKIVRNAKRLAELAKEHPYFHAVILTNINKENYHEIEATADYIRENTGIAHAFDLVRGAGFSAWNVPEAILENEDPRDCGLPPLEALESIVETVKRIYARDGADFGPFMRQMEIQAALYLGKPTPYRCLTAGRTIGAIYSDGAVAACEFTKPFAHLADYDFDLGRLWNSLEAQERRGQITGCVCCHTCFVLTSLQEWEDRRVARRS, from the coding sequence ATGCGCCTTCCCGCCTTTTTACGCCGATCCCGTCCATCCCTTGACGAGGAATGGAGTGGATATCCGGAGTCTCGGCTCAAGGACATCATCCTCTTTCTGACGGATCGATGCAATATGCGCTGCGATCATTGCATGTTCTGGAAGCGCATCGACGCGCCTGGAAATGAAATGGCCTTAGAGGAGTTGCAGCGGATCGCCCTGTCGGCGCCGCCGCTGCGCACGGCGGCAATGACCGGAGGGGAGCCGTTCTTGCGCAACGATCTCGCCAAAATCGTAGAGATTTTTTTCCGCGATAACCATACGCATCATATTCAGATCAATACTAATGGCCTGCTGTTGGAACGGATGGAAGAATTGGCGCAGCGGGATTTGGCGGCGCGTTACGAGCGGCATCTGACGTTTCAAATCAGTCTGGATGGCCTGGAAGAGACGCACGAGCGGCTGCGGCGCGCGCCGGGAAGTTTCAAAAAAATTGTACGCAACGCCAAGCGGCTGGCGGAGCTGGCGAAAGAACATCCTTATTTCCACGCCGTCATCCTAACCAATATCAATAAAGAAAATTATCATGAAATCGAAGCCACGGCGGATTATATCCGGGAAAATACCGGCATCGCCCACGCTTTCGATTTGGTGCGGGGAGCGGGATTTTCTGCCTGGAACGTGCCGGAAGCGATTTTGGAAAACGAGGATCCTCGAGATTGCGGCCTTCCTCCCTTGGAGGCATTGGAATCCATCGTCGAAACGGTAAAGCGCATCTACGCCCGCGACGGCGCGGATTTCGGCCCCTTCATGCGGCAGATGGAGATTCAAGCGGCTTTGTATTTGGGTAAGCCGACGCCCTATCGCTGCCTGACGGCGGGGCGCACCATCGGCGCGATCTACAGCGACGGCGCCGTGGCGGCCTGCGAGTTCACCAAACCGTTCGCCCATCTGGCCGATTACGATTTCGACCTGGGACGTTTGTGGAATTCCCTTGAGGCGCAGGAGCGGCGGGGGCAGATTACCGGCTGCGTCTGCTGCCATACTTGTTTCGTATTGACCAGCCTTCAGGAGTGGGAAGATCGGCGGGTAGCCAGACGATCGTAA
- a CDS encoding prepilin-type N-terminal cleavage/methylation domain-containing protein, translating to MVRVFRRKLRRRFQGFTLIELLIVVAIIGILAAIAVPNFLNAQIRAKIARTMADIKMLTQQVDIFHMDKNKWLIDGNDCDGSPDCCFQGDYFGKRPLETNVKALKGDNHFSGQVYLPLTTPISYITTIPVDPFGDGLFYSYEDWGCSNKGGFYGLLAATAPDGDNGDWHPDNMAVAYHPSNGLASNGDIWYTWLFKSGYTNTQWDRYFSTRPGWSSQF from the coding sequence ATGGTTCGCGTTTTTCGAAGAAAATTGCGCCGCCGCTTCCAAGGTTTTACGCTTATTGAATTGCTCATCGTCGTCGCCATCATTGGGATTTTAGCCGCTATCGCCGTGCCGAATTTTTTAAACGCCCAAATCCGCGCGAAAATAGCGAGGACCATGGCGGATATAAAAATGTTAACGCAGCAGGTCGACATTTTTCACATGGATAAGAATAAATGGCTGATCGACGGCAACGATTGCGACGGTAGTCCCGATTGCTGCTTCCAAGGCGATTATTTTGGAAAAAGACCTTTGGAAACCAATGTAAAAGCCTTAAAGGGCGACAATCATTTCAGTGGACAAGTCTATCTGCCCCTGACAACGCCGATTTCCTACATCACAACTATTCCCGTCGATCCGTTTGGAGACGGACTCTTTTATTCCTACGAAGATTGGGGCTGCTCGAACAAAGGCGGATTTTATGGCCTTCTTGCCGCCACCGCTCCCGACGGCGACAACGGCGATTGGCATCCCGATAATATGGCGGTCGCCTATCACCCATCCAATGGATTAGCCAGCAATGGCGATATTTGGTATACATGGTTGTTTAAATCGGGGTATACGAATACGCAATGGGATAGATACTTCTCGACGCGTCCCGGCTGGAGCAGCCAGTTCTGA
- a CDS encoding endo-1,4-beta-xylanase, whose amino-acid sequence MNSLRIAIAIQLLTLFYPATSTADEIDQSIAQHRMGTLIVRAAPGSDVRVEQTRHEFWFGAALSSGIFRPGNESSDAKKYKQVFLENFNSAVTENAVKWHSMERRKGDVDYSIVDSILEWADKNNIPVRGHNLFWGITQFVQPWLRELGTEELREQVRQRALSMGKKYKGRFSEYDLNNEMIHGNFYEERLGPEITKQMADWFHQEDPDTPLYVNDYDILTGKRLDDYVKHIRHLLDTGVAIEGIGVQGHFHGMTFDPKALQNTLDTLAQFKLPIRITEFNLPGQLWPYFEDRQRKLTEEEEKTKAEHLSEYYRICFAHPAVDGILMWGFWEGANWIPVSSLYKRDWTPAPAAHAYRDLVFNKWWTKFDGKTNTEGICEVPAFYGQYRVTVNGKERTAKLMKKDGKATVSFE is encoded by the coding sequence ATGAATTCATTGAGAATCGCTATCGCCATTCAATTATTAACGCTTTTTTACCCCGCAACCTCCACTGCGGACGAAATCGATCAATCCATCGCCCAGCATCGTATGGGAACTCTCATTGTCCGCGCCGCGCCGGGGAGCGACGTCCGCGTGGAGCAAACTCGCCACGAGTTTTGGTTCGGCGCGGCGCTCTCCAGCGGCATATTCCGGCCGGGCAACGAATCCAGCGATGCGAAGAAATACAAGCAAGTTTTTCTGGAGAATTTCAATTCTGCCGTAACCGAAAACGCCGTAAAGTGGCATTCCATGGAACGGCGTAAGGGAGATGTCGATTATTCCATCGTCGATTCGATTTTGGAGTGGGCTGATAAGAACAATATCCCCGTACGCGGGCATAACCTGTTTTGGGGAATCACCCAGTTCGTTCAGCCGTGGCTGCGCGAGCTGGGGACGGAAGAATTGCGGGAACAAGTGCGCCAGCGCGCTTTGAGCATGGGAAAAAAGTATAAAGGACGTTTCTCCGAATACGACTTGAACAACGAAATGATTCACGGGAATTTCTATGAAGAGCGGCTTGGTCCGGAAATCACTAAGCAAATGGCTGATTGGTTTCATCAGGAAGATCCCGATACGCCGCTTTATGTAAACGATTACGATATTTTGACGGGCAAACGTCTCGACGATTATGTCAAACATATCCGGCATCTGCTCGATACGGGCGTCGCGATTGAAGGCATCGGCGTCCAAGGGCATTTTCATGGGATGACGTTCGATCCGAAAGCGCTTCAAAACACGCTTGATACTCTGGCGCAATTCAAACTGCCTATCCGCATCACGGAATTCAATTTGCCCGGCCAGCTTTGGCCTTATTTCGAAGATCGGCAACGGAAACTCACTGAAGAGGAGGAAAAGACGAAAGCCGAACACCTTTCGGAATATTATCGAATCTGTTTCGCCCATCCGGCGGTGGATGGCATCCTGATGTGGGGTTTTTGGGAAGGCGCCAACTGGATTCCCGTCTCTTCACTTTATAAGCGAGATTGGACGCCCGCTCCGGCGGCGCACGCTTATCGCGATCTCGTCTTCAACAAGTGGTGGACGAAATTCGATGGCAAAACCAACACGGAAGGAATTTGTGAAGTCCCCGCTTTTTATGGCCAATATCGCGTAACCGTCAATGGCAAGGAAAGAACGGCGAAGTTAATGAAGAAGGACGGCAAGGCGACGGTTTCGTTCGAATGA
- the argC gene encoding N-acetyl-gamma-glutamyl-phosphate reductase, with product MNKSKKCKVKIVGATGYTGGELIRLLLKHPQAEIVSLTGAGIGDAKPVHAFWPVLRGVCNLNVSEETNPGDAGDADVVFLSTPHGVSMKLAPAYLAKGYKVIDLSADYRFKNLAEREGWYDFPHTSPELCAEAVYGMPELGCREEIKKARLIANPGCYPTTAILSLYPGIKEGLLAPDGIHISSSSGVTGAGKNAKLPFHHPELDQNYFAYRVGKHQHAPEIVSILRSVTNKPVSASFVPHVLPLQRGILSTIFCRMADRNIALKQIWDCYQKTYGQEQFIRLYDLGEVPNLQGVRETNFVDISFHEDAMTGEFIIVAAEDNLTKGAAGQAVQNMNIIMGFPEEWGLKP from the coding sequence ATGAACAAAAGCAAGAAATGCAAGGTGAAAATCGTAGGGGCCACCGGCTACACCGGCGGCGAATTGATTCGTTTGCTATTGAAGCATCCGCAGGCGGAAATCGTCTCTCTGACTGGCGCGGGAATCGGCGACGCCAAGCCGGTTCACGCCTTCTGGCCGGTTCTGCGCGGCGTTTGCAATTTGAACGTGTCGGAAGAGACCAACCCCGGCGATGCTGGCGATGCCGACGTCGTCTTTCTAAGCACGCCTCACGGCGTTTCCATGAAACTAGCCCCCGCTTATTTAGCGAAGGGCTATAAAGTCATCGACCTATCCGCCGATTACCGCTTCAAGAACCTTGCGGAGCGAGAGGGCTGGTACGATTTTCCCCATACCTCGCCGGAACTATGCGCCGAAGCGGTTTATGGAATGCCGGAACTAGGCTGCCGGGAAGAGATCAAAAAAGCGCGGCTTATCGCCAATCCCGGCTGCTATCCCACCACGGCGATTCTCAGCCTCTATCCCGGCATCAAAGAAGGGCTGCTGGCGCCGGACGGAATCCATATCAGTTCCTCCTCCGGCGTAACCGGCGCGGGCAAGAACGCCAAACTGCCTTTCCATCATCCCGAATTGGATCAAAATTACTTCGCCTACCGCGTAGGCAAACACCAACACGCTCCCGAAATCGTATCTATACTGAGAAGCGTAACCAACAAGCCGGTTTCGGCTTCTTTCGTGCCGCACGTGCTGCCCTTGCAGCGGGGAATTCTCTCGACGATCTTCTGCCGCATGGCGGATAGGAATATCGCCCTGAAACAAATTTGGGATTGTTATCAAAAAACCTACGGCCAGGAACAATTCATCCGGCTCTACGATTTAGGCGAAGTTCCCAATCTGCAGGGAGTACGCGAAACCAACTTCGTGGATATCTCGTTCCATGAAGACGCCATGACGGGAGAATTCATCATTGTCGCGGCGGAAGACAACCTGACCAAGGGCGCCGCCGGCCAGGCCGTACAGAATATGAACATCATAATGGGATTCCCGGAAGAATGGGGACTCAAACCCTGA